The DNA window CAagaattttttttgtgtagtatCTTATGCGTTGCTACACATCTGAAAATAGTAAATAGTTATGAAACTTGAAACTGATTAAAGACgtcaaattattgaaaaaatatggcGGTCACTTTTTTACTATGCTACGTACATAGACTAATAGCCAATAATCGTTTTCAAATCAAAAGGGAAACGTCTGAAAGATTTGTAACAATTTATGTCACATTTTAGGTacctatgaaaaaaaaaacaaacaaaaataccacctttgtaaacaaactttaataataaatacttaaactaAACTCAGTGAGGTTACACCTATTCAAAGgagtaatcaaaataaataatgatgacaGCGCAAGATGTTTTTGTAGATAAACTAGTGTATACTGAAGGAATGGATGTAAAAATGCTGATATTTTGTATCAACACTAGTTTTTTCATAGCGTAGCTGCAAACACATTCCTCCTTCCGCAGTTAGCTTTAGGGTCTCAACTGAAGCCataaaaaatttcatcaaattcggTCCAGTCGTTTGTGGGTAAAGAAGTAACTTACGCACATTGAGAAACTTTCTCCTTTCTTTCGAtttccaaataatttaaaatacaaccttgaagactaattataattacctaattataaataatatttacttaagtgCAGTCACACATCTCTTATACGTCGTGTACATAGGGTTGATACACAACAATCCAGTGAAGATTCCAGTCAAAATAATACAGGCTAAAGCTGCCTCTTCGCCGATCCAGACCTTGAAGGCATTCTTGTCATAGCTGTAGCAGAGACTGACACCGGCAGTGACGAAGGCGGCCACACCGAAGACGAGGTGAGTGATCTTGGAGAGAGAGGGGGGAATCCAAACCTTTTTCAATGGAACAGTGTACAGAGCGGCGACGCCAGTGAAGAGATTTACTATTGTAAATACAACAGCGACGAGACCTGAAATCAGAGTTGATAACTTTGATAAAAACAATCATATTGCCTTGATATTGTTGATATTCGATAAAACCTTAATCGTAAACTtacttcaattgttttgtaaagaAAAGAGTTTGACGTTATACTTCTTTTGGCGTGTTATGAAAGAAATGATAAGAGTGAAATTTTACGCTGCGCGctcattaagtttttatttttttttcaaactaaaacTCAACTTGACTATGTTTGACGCGTTTGAGATTCTGTCGTTGAAGTTCTATTACGTTaattcaacaaatataaaacaaaaaaaaaatatacacaccGAATTTTCCATGCATGGTATTGAAATTAATGGTCTTAAAAACCATGGCGTAAAAGCTGCCGATGATAACTAATATTGAGCTAAGTAAAGCCACGATCCAGTGAGCTCGTCGCTTCTCCACTGTATTAAGTTCTGTAGACCAGGAGTTGTACGGGGCAAGACCAAGGAACGATTCACCCATCAAAAGTTGGTACTGAAAGAAAATGAAAGAACAATCAATTTTGAGCGCAAGCGTACTATGGATGAGGTACTTTAGTAATAAGGTTTAGCGTAGGCCAACTTTTGTGCATACATTTATTGGTTTATCTTGTCGTTTGGCTGAAGTCCCTTTCAACAATTTCCAGCTGcagtattttaacaataaaaaaaaccattttacaGAATATTATTTGTTCCAAAAATGTCAAATCAGTTGCTTGTTTGTatcttcaaaattcaaataaaatcgttttatctATCATTCagttcaatcaaaataaaatcaaatatcaatgtACAAATATTTCGGTTTGAGTATTATTGAGTAGTCGCATAAGTGTTTTGTAAACACATGCATGCAttctaaaaaagttttatgcTTGGAAAGTCACGTTCTCTTACAAAAATAAGTCAATTCTTTGCTGTTACTTACCCCTGGTACCAATAAAAGGATATGAAGGTAAATATAGTAGGACTGATTATCTTTGACAAAGGAGAAGGCGTAGGCTATAGGTATGCCTACAATAACTCCCGTTAGCACATGAAGAAACACATTGTACGAGTACATAGACACTTTAAAGCTTTTGCTTTCAAAGTTAAAAGGTTTTTGCACcattttgaaaaatgaatttattaaaaatcaaaacaaaattcacaGCTTCTAATCACAGTCTTTGTGCACTACAAATATGTAGTCGACACTTTAATTGAGCGGTCTTTCTGACCGATCTAATTACTAATTGCCCATTTATATCAGCCTTCTGAATTCGCTTATCGCAGAATTCTGATTAAACGTAATCTTTAAAGTTTTGCAGCATCTTGTGTTTATAATTTAGCGGATTATTCACGAATATGCATTAATACACGGATTTTTCTGTTGATAGTTAAGCAGATCTTAGCGCGTAGATAAATGCAAAACTTTAACTTTCTAAAAACTATGTAGGTAACTCATAACTAAAACCGAACTCGCCATACAGCCTAAAAAACTCGTCCATCATCAAATTACTGACCGTACAAACCTCCGCTTAACcttgcttttattttgtttgcgaATGAggcacattatttattttttaacgaagCATCTTAATATGTTTCTCGCTAGATTCAGAGATCTTGGAGAATCTGAGAACTTGGGcgggaaaaaaaatatgaaaaaacccAATGCCATCCAATATTGTTTTCATCTTATTCtgctttgtaaataaactgACCATTCAGATAAAAACAGGATAACTGAAGCTTTTTGCCTTATaaatacgaaaacattttttatctagtcaaatattttctattatttttttttcgaatataaTCTTGTGCCACGATGACAAAGTGTTTTAAGGGTTCGTAAACAAAGATTAACAAGAGATATACTGAATCGTAGTAATAAGGCAATTTATCCGTCTATCACTAGGTAACTATGATAGCTAtatggttaaaataaatatatcagttGCCGAAATTCAAATAATAGCTCAGTAATGG is part of the Trichoplusia ni isolate ovarian cell line Hi5 chromosome 7, tn1, whole genome shotgun sequence genome and encodes:
- the LOC113496140 gene encoding uncharacterized protein LOC113496140, whose product is MVQKPFNFESKSFKVSMYSYNVFLHVLTGVIVGIPIAYAFSFVKDNQSYYIYLHILLLVPGYQLLMGESFLGLAPYNSWSTELNTVEKRRAHWIVALLSSILVIIGSFYAMVFKTINFNTMHGKFGLVAVVFTIVNLFTGVAALYTVPLKKVWIPPSLSKITHLVFGVAAFVTAGVSLCYSYDKNAFKVWIGEEAALACIILTGIFTGLLCINPMYTTYKRCVTALK